Proteins from one Xenopus tropicalis strain Nigerian chromosome 1, UCB_Xtro_10.0, whole genome shotgun sequence genomic window:
- the pcgf3 gene encoding polycomb group RING finger protein 3, whose product MLTRKIKLWDINAHITCRLCNGYLIDATTVTECLHTFCRSCLVKYLEENNTCPTCRIVIHQSHPLQYIGHDRTMQDIVYKLVPGLQEAEMRKQREFYHKLGMEVPGDIKAEILTVKQHVEAHRNGETKTDEHTHKEPPEEKQEEDHDYHRSDEQVSICLECNSSKLRGLKRKWIRCSAQATVLHLKKFIAKKLNLSSFNELDILCNEEILGKDHTLKFVVVTRWRFKKAPLLLHYRPKMDLL is encoded by the exons ATGCTGACACGAAAGATAAAACTCTGGGATATCAACGCCCATATTACCTGTCGCTTGTGCAATGGATACCTTATCGATGCTACTACTGTAACAGAGTGCTTACATACCT tttgcagAAGTTGTTTGGTGAAATATCTGGAAGAAAATAACACCTGCCCCACATGTAGAATTGTCATTCATCAGAGCCATCCGCTACAGTATATAGG TCATGACCGAACAATGCAAGATATCGTTTATAAACTTGTGCCCGGTCTCCAAGAAG CGGAAATGCGTAAACAGAGGGAATTTTATCACAAACTTGGTATGGAAGTACCAGGGGACATCAAAGCAGAAATCTTAACTGTAAAGCAACATGTAGAAGCCCACAGAAACG GCGAAACAAAAACAGATGAACACACACATAAAGAACCCCCAGAAGAAAAGCAGGAAGAAGACCATGACTATCACAGAAGTGACGAACAG GTGAGCATATGTTTAGAATGCAACAGCAGCAAACTGCGTGGACTAAAGCGAAAATGGATACGTTGTTCGGCACAAGCAACAGTCCTACATCTAAAGAAATTTATAGCCAAAAAACTTAATTTATCATCATTTAATGAG TTGGATATATTATGCAATGAAGAAATACTCGGCAAAGATCACACGCTCAAGTTCGTTGTAGTCACGAGGTGGAGATTTAAg AAAGCACCACTTCTCCTGCATTACAGACCAAAAATGGACTTGCTGTAA